From a region of the Streptomyces caniferus genome:
- a CDS encoding PaaI family thioesterase, giving the protein MEAVGKGRAKVSLRQRPELFRPGGVLQGGCAMTLADVTCWIAVMSLFGEDDPSVTQQMTTSFLGPARTDLVCESTIVRPGRLVVYGTADTTDTAGKLVSHHTLTYIRPLERNVACSP; this is encoded by the coding sequence GTGGAAGCTGTCGGGAAGGGCCGGGCAAAGGTCTCGTTACGCCAGCGCCCGGAACTCTTCCGCCCCGGCGGCGTCCTCCAGGGCGGGTGCGCGATGACACTCGCCGATGTGACCTGCTGGATCGCGGTCATGTCACTGTTCGGCGAGGACGATCCGTCCGTCACCCAGCAGATGACGACGAGTTTCCTCGGCCCGGCGCGCACCGATTTGGTCTGCGAGTCAACGATCGTCCGGCCCGGCCGCTTGGTCGTCTACGGCACCGCCGACACGACAGACACCGCCGGAAAGCTCGTATCCCACCACACCCTGACCTATATCCGGCCACTGGAGCGAAACGTGGCCTGCAGCCCCTGA
- a CDS encoding Lrp/AsnC family transcriptional regulator produces MESDYDELDRRLVHALQIDGRAPFSTIAEVLGVSDRTIARRYARLRSTGAVRVLGGVDTSALGAIQWFVRVRCAPAASLPVAEALARRPDTSWVSLTSGGTEITCVVRTESEADSEALLLAKLPRTPRVEGVTAHSVLHAFYGGPDNLVGKLGSLDEEAIERLRPSPVPRRRGPVRLDDSDRKLLALLATDGRAGFEQLAAATGWSPTTVRRRMTELREHGLLYLDIDVDWRMFGVHARTLLWLSVAPAHLEEAGQALAGHPEIAFAAATTGPTNLYASVVCTNQRELYRYLTTRVAALPAITHLETAPVIRTVKKAANLT; encoded by the coding sequence GTGGAATCCGACTATGACGAGCTCGATCGGCGGCTCGTGCACGCCCTGCAGATCGACGGCCGTGCCCCGTTCAGCACCATCGCCGAGGTTCTCGGCGTGTCGGATCGCACCATCGCCCGCCGGTACGCCCGGTTGCGGTCGACCGGGGCGGTACGGGTGCTCGGCGGGGTCGACACCAGCGCGCTGGGCGCCATCCAGTGGTTCGTGCGGGTGCGATGTGCGCCCGCCGCGTCGCTCCCGGTCGCCGAGGCGCTGGCCAGACGCCCCGACACGTCCTGGGTGAGCCTCACTTCCGGCGGCACCGAGATCACCTGCGTGGTCCGCACCGAGAGCGAGGCGGACAGCGAGGCACTGCTGCTGGCCAAACTTCCTCGTACTCCGCGCGTGGAGGGCGTGACCGCGCACTCCGTGCTGCACGCCTTCTACGGCGGCCCGGACAACCTGGTCGGAAAACTCGGATCACTGGACGAGGAGGCGATCGAGCGACTGCGCCCGTCTCCGGTGCCGCGCCGACGGGGACCGGTGCGGCTCGACGACAGTGACCGCAAGCTCCTCGCCCTGCTTGCCACCGACGGCCGGGCCGGGTTCGAGCAGTTGGCCGCGGCTACCGGCTGGTCGCCGACGACGGTCCGGCGCCGGATGACGGAGCTGCGTGAACACGGCCTGCTCTACCTCGACATCGATGTCGACTGGCGCATGTTCGGCGTGCACGCCCGAACCTTGCTCTGGCTCTCGGTCGCCCCCGCCCACCTGGAGGAGGCAGGTCAGGCGTTGGCCGGGCATCCGGAGATCGCGTTCGCCGCCGCCACGACCGGCCCGACCAACCTGTACGCGAGCGTGGTGTGCACGAACCAACGGGAGCTGTACCGCTACCTGACCACCCGGGTCGCCGCACTCCCCGCCATCACACACCTCGAAACGGCACCAGTGATCAGGACCGTCAAGAAGGCAGCGAACCTGACATAG
- a CDS encoding GlxA family transcriptional regulator, whose protein sequence is MTQRRVVFLVYPRFQVLDLAGPHEVFAQTERWVPEGEGYAIEIVAGRAGAVQACHGIDVAAGSGVQQCEGPLDTLVVVGGPGDREAVDDEELVGWIKAAAGRARRVASVCTGAFLLARAGLLDGRRAVTHWAACERLARDHPDVTVTPDQIFVHDGAVWTSAGITAGMDLALAMVEEDHGPEISRAVARMLVMFVQRPGGQAQFSTQLAAQRPMRKPLRDVQAWVTDHLAEDLTVRVLAERANMSERNFTRVFRAETGVTPAAYVETVRVEAARALLETTDNTIDAIARACGFGFAETLHRRFKRTLGVTPGQYRHHFSRAG, encoded by the coding sequence GTGACACAACGGCGCGTCGTTTTCCTCGTCTATCCACGGTTTCAGGTGCTGGACCTGGCGGGACCGCATGAGGTGTTCGCGCAGACGGAACGCTGGGTGCCCGAGGGGGAGGGCTATGCCATCGAGATCGTCGCGGGACGGGCCGGAGCCGTACAGGCCTGTCACGGGATCGACGTAGCGGCCGGCAGTGGCGTCCAGCAGTGCGAAGGACCGCTGGACACGCTGGTGGTCGTCGGTGGACCGGGCGACCGGGAGGCGGTGGACGATGAAGAGCTTGTCGGCTGGATCAAGGCGGCGGCCGGCCGGGCCCGGCGGGTCGCTTCCGTGTGCACGGGCGCGTTCCTGCTCGCGCGGGCCGGGCTGCTCGACGGACGGCGCGCGGTCACGCACTGGGCGGCCTGCGAGCGGCTGGCCCGCGACCACCCTGACGTCACGGTCACCCCGGACCAGATCTTCGTACACGACGGGGCGGTGTGGACCTCCGCGGGAATCACCGCGGGGATGGACCTGGCGCTCGCCATGGTCGAGGAGGACCACGGGCCCGAGATCTCCCGGGCCGTCGCACGGATGCTGGTGATGTTCGTCCAACGTCCGGGCGGCCAAGCGCAGTTCAGCACCCAGCTCGCCGCGCAGCGGCCCATGCGCAAGCCGCTGCGGGACGTTCAGGCATGGGTCACCGACCACCTCGCCGAGGACCTGACCGTCCGGGTGCTCGCCGAACGGGCCAATATGAGCGAGCGGAACTTCACCCGGGTCTTCCGCGCCGAGACCGGAGTCACCCCGGCCGCCTACGTGGAGACCGTCCGCGTCGAGGCTGCCCGGGCTCTGCTGGAGACGACGGACAACACCATCGACGCGATCGCCCGGGCCTGCGGCTTCGGCTTCGCCGAGACCCTGCACCGCCGCTTCAAACGCACCCTGGGTGTCACACCGGGCCAGTACCGCCACCACTTCTCCCGGGCAGGGTGA
- a CDS encoding helix-turn-helix domain-containing protein: MDRKTDDEVLDAVGPRLRALRRDRGITLAGLAATTGVSESTLSRLESGQRRPTLELLLPLARTYDVPLDDLVGAPRTGDPRMHLKPIRRFGMTFVPLSRRPGGVHAFKMIIPAQPEPLEPTPQTHEGFEWLYVLNGRLRLVIGKRDKTLPPGEAAEFDTSLPHWLGSADGGAVELLILFGLQGVRAHVRIDPPRSPQAGSRP; the protein is encoded by the coding sequence ATGGACCGCAAGACGGACGACGAAGTGCTGGACGCGGTGGGGCCGCGCCTTCGTGCGCTGCGTCGTGACCGCGGCATCACCCTCGCCGGCCTCGCGGCGACGACCGGCGTATCGGAGAGCACACTGTCCCGGCTGGAGAGCGGGCAGCGTCGGCCCACCCTGGAGTTGCTGCTGCCGCTGGCCCGTACCTATGACGTTCCGTTGGACGACCTCGTCGGCGCCCCGCGCACTGGCGACCCCCGGATGCACCTCAAGCCGATCAGGCGGTTCGGGATGACATTCGTGCCCCTTTCGCGGCGACCGGGCGGGGTGCACGCGTTCAAAATGATCATCCCCGCCCAGCCGGAACCACTCGAACCGACCCCGCAGACCCACGAGGGCTTCGAATGGCTCTACGTGCTCAACGGACGCCTGCGGCTCGTGATCGGCAAGCGCGACAAGACGCTGCCGCCCGGTGAGGCAGCCGAGTTCGACACGTCCCTGCCCCACTGGCTGGGCAGCGCCGACGGCGGCGCGGTTGAACTCCTCATCCTGTTCGGCCTGCAGGGGGTGCGCGCACACGTACGCATCGACCCGCCCCGATCGCCGCAGGCCGGGAGCCGGCCGTGA
- a CDS encoding AAA family ATPase codes for MSRPACPLREAARLLATTIERAHAGTGRLVLLRGATGTGRTTVLENAAEDAAAHGMQVLRARCSAGDSAIPFTAVQQLFCHMPGFADPAGDGEERATGAGLRRVLRAYAEQSPLLITVDDVHLADPASRRWLVETARLMDQLPIVLVATERSQYDVDPPAQGLAHSLSPALVTGYTLNPLSDASAATAVRSAFPDADGSWIKDCVRAGAGNPLLLHALLDDLSDGSHPVVPDTTAALYPGAFPAAVQWWLDCAGPGTAEVARTLAVLDEGWDHGPAPGTGFPVPHLPALLAQLSGADPARVAGWITAMTGLGLLRPDGLGRTRYAHPLLRDGMLTGVSAARRRVVHRTTAEVMLHRGASSELVARQLLLTDVVDAPWALPVLQDAASVALREGHIEDAVAFLRRALDEPLSDEGRQRLLTELGSLEYAVPGSSAAILRLTEALRLPGPPQERVRAAVALGTALTGRGRTRAGVEVLRSLYDALTDRPDLVRILRQAFLQLSDKEQLVRQEAYKLLAEGAERAPESISPAGHAFLVKYAVMAGLSSAKEAMLRLRRLLAEPADPLSEPYLLGTAAAVAQWADELDEAERLVERGLAGQRPDFLHPMHEALLSTRMDIVAARADYTRLLADPPPAAAAPTNAHAHALRTLVETGRVAEAARLAESFDLRTAPESWELNRFLYARGELRAATGDLAGALHDFLECGRRQSAREMFSPVVTPWRTAAAECHLALGVPREALALAEEELRLARVWNTPRTVGRALRVLGTATGGRRGLQLTQEAVRLLRGGPAGPELVAALLALGRQLTASGESSRARDILREAAGLAERLGAIRLRDLAEEALRAGGARRTATRTGAASLTDSERRIAELAAGGRTNAEIADLLHLARRTVETHLTHSYRKLGIRRRSALSAALTGGDAASGSLVSDRDT; via the coding sequence ATGTCCCGACCGGCATGTCCACTACGGGAGGCGGCACGGCTGCTGGCCACCACGATCGAGCGCGCCCATGCGGGCACCGGTCGTCTGGTCCTGCTGCGCGGTGCCACCGGCACGGGCCGCACCACGGTCCTGGAGAACGCCGCCGAGGACGCCGCCGCCCACGGCATGCAGGTGCTGCGCGCGCGCTGCTCCGCCGGCGACTCCGCGATCCCCTTCACCGCGGTCCAGCAACTGTTCTGCCACATGCCCGGGTTCGCCGATCCGGCAGGGGACGGCGAGGAACGGGCGACCGGCGCCGGGCTGCGACGGGTGCTGCGCGCGTACGCCGAGCAGTCGCCGCTGCTGATCACCGTGGACGACGTACACCTGGCCGACCCGGCGTCCCGCCGCTGGCTGGTGGAGACCGCCCGGCTCATGGACCAGCTGCCGATCGTCCTTGTGGCCACCGAGCGCAGCCAGTACGACGTCGACCCGCCCGCACAGGGACTCGCCCACAGCCTCTCCCCCGCCCTGGTCACCGGCTACACCCTGAACCCGCTGTCCGACGCCTCGGCGGCCACGGCGGTCCGTTCGGCCTTCCCGGACGCCGACGGCTCCTGGATCAAGGACTGCGTGCGGGCCGGCGCGGGCAACCCCCTGCTGCTGCACGCCCTGCTGGACGACCTCTCCGACGGCAGTCACCCGGTCGTGCCGGACACCACGGCCGCGCTGTACCCAGGAGCCTTTCCGGCGGCCGTGCAGTGGTGGCTGGACTGCGCCGGGCCGGGTACCGCGGAAGTGGCGCGGACGCTGGCGGTCCTGGACGAGGGCTGGGACCACGGGCCCGCCCCCGGCACGGGGTTCCCCGTCCCGCACCTCCCCGCACTCCTCGCCCAGCTCTCCGGCGCCGATCCGGCCCGCGTCGCGGGCTGGATCACCGCGATGACCGGCCTCGGACTGCTGCGCCCCGACGGCCTGGGCCGCACCCGCTACGCCCATCCACTGCTGCGGGACGGGATGCTCACCGGCGTGTCCGCAGCCCGTCGGCGCGTCGTGCACCGGACGACCGCCGAGGTGATGCTGCATCGCGGTGCCTCCAGCGAGCTCGTCGCCCGTCAACTGCTGCTCACCGACGTGGTGGACGCGCCCTGGGCGCTGCCGGTGCTTCAGGACGCCGCTTCAGTGGCGTTACGTGAAGGGCACATCGAGGACGCGGTGGCCTTCCTGCGCCGCGCTCTGGACGAACCCCTCTCCGATGAGGGCAGACAACGCCTACTGACCGAACTGGGCTCACTGGAGTACGCGGTGCCCGGCTCCTCGGCCGCGATCCTGAGGCTCACCGAGGCGCTGCGGCTGCCGGGACCGCCGCAGGAGCGGGTGCGCGCCGCGGTCGCCCTGGGGACGGCGCTGACCGGCCGCGGCAGGACCCGCGCGGGGGTCGAGGTGCTGCGCTCGCTGTACGACGCGCTCACCGACCGTCCCGACCTGGTGCGCATCCTGCGGCAGGCGTTTCTGCAACTGTCCGACAAGGAACAGCTGGTGCGGCAGGAGGCGTACAAGCTGCTGGCCGAGGGGGCCGAGCGCGCGCCGGAGTCGATCAGCCCGGCCGGCCACGCGTTCCTGGTGAAATACGCGGTCATGGCAGGTCTGAGCTCGGCGAAAGAAGCGATGCTGCGCCTGCGCCGTCTGCTGGCGGAACCTGCCGACCCGCTGTCCGAGCCGTACCTGCTGGGGACGGCCGCCGCGGTCGCTCAGTGGGCCGACGAACTCGACGAGGCCGAACGGCTGGTGGAGCGCGGTCTGGCCGGGCAGCGCCCCGACTTCCTGCACCCCATGCACGAGGCGCTGCTCAGCACCCGTATGGACATCGTCGCGGCACGGGCCGACTACACGCGCCTCCTGGCCGACCCGCCGCCCGCCGCCGCGGCCCCGACCAACGCCCATGCCCACGCGCTGCGGACACTCGTGGAGACGGGCCGCGTCGCCGAGGCCGCACGCCTGGCCGAATCCTTCGACTTGCGGACGGCGCCGGAGTCCTGGGAGCTGAACCGGTTCCTGTACGCGCGCGGGGAGCTGCGCGCCGCGACCGGTGACCTGGCGGGAGCCCTGCACGACTTCCTGGAGTGCGGACGCCGCCAGTCGGCCCGGGAGATGTTCAGCCCGGTCGTCACCCCGTGGCGCACGGCCGCCGCCGAGTGCCATCTGGCCCTCGGCGTCCCACGGGAGGCGCTCGCCCTGGCCGAGGAGGAGCTGCGCCTGGCCCGGGTGTGGAACACGCCCCGCACGGTGGGCCGGGCGTTACGTGTCCTCGGCACCGCGACCGGTGGGCGCCGGGGTCTGCAGCTGACTCAGGAGGCGGTACGGCTGCTGCGTGGCGGCCCGGCAGGACCGGAGCTCGTGGCGGCACTGCTGGCCCTGGGCCGTCAGTTGACCGCGTCGGGCGAGTCGTCCCGCGCCCGCGACATCCTGCGGGAGGCGGCCGGGCTCGCCGAACGCCTGGGCGCGATACGGCTGCGGGACCTGGCGGAGGAGGCGCTGCGTGCGGGCGGCGCGCGCCGTACGGCGACGCGGACCGGCGCCGCCTCGCTCACCGACAGCGAGCGCCGTATCGCCGAACTGGCCGCGGGGGGACGCACCAACGCGGAGATCGCGGATCTGCTGCACCTGGCCCGCCGCACCGTGGAGACCCATCTGACGCACAGCTACCGCAAGTTGGGCATCCGCCGACGCAGCGCCCTGAGCGCGGCCCTGACCGGGGGCGACGCGGCATCCGGGTCCCTGGTCAGCGACCGGGACACGTAG
- a CDS encoding DinB family protein — MPSTTDRNRRRDTPPPRTGSNENEVLRGFLDYLRTAIAAKIDGAPEPQVRTAVVPSGTNLLGLLNHLTFVERSMFLGDEVADWQATFQAAPADSAAEVVARYRDAVKRANEVLDGCTDLGAPVPRPRSDRPAPSLRWALTHMIEETGRHAGHADILRELIDGATGR, encoded by the coding sequence GTGCCCAGCACCACGGACCGCAACCGCCGCCGCGACACCCCGCCGCCCCGGACCGGAAGCAATGAGAACGAGGTCCTGCGCGGATTCCTCGATTACCTCCGGACCGCGATTGCCGCGAAGATTGACGGTGCCCCCGAACCGCAGGTGCGAACAGCCGTGGTGCCGTCGGGCACGAACCTGCTCGGCCTGCTCAACCACCTGACGTTCGTCGAGCGCTCGATGTTCCTCGGGGACGAGGTCGCCGACTGGCAGGCGACGTTCCAAGCCGCACCGGCCGACAGCGCGGCCGAAGTCGTCGCTCGCTACCGAGATGCGGTCAAGCGCGCGAACGAGGTTCTCGACGGGTGCACCGATCTGGGTGCACCGGTTCCCCGACCGCGGTCGGACCGCCCCGCTCCCAGCCTCCGCTGGGCACTCACCCACATGATCGAGGAGACCGGCCGACACGCGGGCCATGCGGACATCCTCCGCGAACTCATCGATGGCGCGACCGGTCGTTGA
- a CDS encoding DUF4232 domain-containing protein — protein sequence MRTSRIRTATLAAVTAALALGLTACGGADDASKAAGGDSAAGSAQSRSASNGDAKGAGEQAGSGGATKQEARSTTASGGTDKAANSGTTAGAQQCRGDEMLLTAVHRFAGQQGDHLLVTASNKGTKPCWVTSYPSVKLGDDATALPHSKKDNPGGGQHLTLQPGGTAYSAVNLFDYGSKHHTAQSFALALRGADGHDGPSYSVALKGDKPQFSWSEADVLNWSAKKPYDF from the coding sequence ATGCGTACTTCCCGGATTCGTACCGCCACTCTGGCCGCCGTCACCGCCGCGCTGGCGCTGGGCCTGACCGCCTGCGGCGGCGCCGACGACGCCTCGAAGGCGGCGGGCGGCGACAGTGCCGCCGGCAGTGCGCAGAGCCGGTCCGCGTCCAACGGGGACGCCAAGGGCGCAGGGGAGCAGGCCGGCAGCGGCGGCGCCACCAAGCAGGAGGCGCGCTCGACGACCGCCTCGGGCGGGACGGACAAGGCCGCGAACAGCGGCACGACGGCCGGCGCCCAGCAGTGCCGCGGCGACGAGATGCTGCTCACCGCGGTGCACCGGTTCGCCGGGCAGCAGGGCGACCACCTGCTGGTCACCGCGTCGAACAAGGGCACCAAGCCGTGCTGGGTCACCTCGTACCCGTCCGTGAAGCTCGGCGACGACGCCACCGCACTGCCGCACTCGAAGAAGGACAACCCCGGCGGCGGCCAGCACCTCACCCTCCAGCCCGGCGGCACGGCCTACAGCGCGGTGAACCTCTTCGACTACGGCTCGAAGCACCACACGGCGCAGTCGTTCGCCCTCGCACTGCGCGGCGCGGACGGCCACGACGGCCCGTCCTACTCCGTCGCCCTCAAGGGCGACAAGCCCCAGTTCAGCTGGAGCGAGGCCGACGTACTGAACTGGAGCGCCAAGAAGCCGTACGACTTCTGA
- a CDS encoding SRPBCC family protein codes for MHKYDVTVTTSASPETVWKLLVDAASWPLWSKVDSLDTTRSVGLDPGGDDGVGAVRAFRTGRIVTGERLTEKVERRLLAYEDAFNSSMRNYHARIELKATASSGTVIHWYGEYETSRLLGWVMPRYLQKFMQGMAEGLARYAEECKPGL; via the coding sequence ATGCACAAATACGACGTCACAGTGACTACCAGCGCCTCGCCGGAAACCGTCTGGAAGCTGCTGGTCGACGCCGCAAGCTGGCCGCTGTGGTCCAAGGTGGACAGTCTGGACACGACACGGTCGGTCGGCCTCGACCCCGGCGGTGACGACGGCGTCGGTGCCGTCCGGGCCTTCCGGACGGGACGCATCGTGACCGGGGAGCGGCTGACCGAGAAGGTCGAGCGACGCCTCTTGGCCTACGAGGACGCGTTCAATTCGTCGATGCGCAACTATCACGCGCGCATCGAGCTGAAGGCGACAGCGAGCTCGGGCACGGTCATCCACTGGTACGGCGAGTACGAGACGAGCCGGCTGTTGGGCTGGGTCATGCCGCGCTACCTTCAGAAGTTCATGCAGGGCATGGCGGAAGGGCTGGCCCGCTACGCCGAGGAGTGCAAGCCGGGTCTCTGA
- a CDS encoding class I SAM-dependent methyltransferase, producing MSTTDAVAFWDGVYAARPAAGGPQPNVRLTETVTGLPPTDALDLGCGDGGDALWLARLGWHVTAVDISAVAVERIAALARSHGLDDRLTTVRHDVHESFPPGRFDLVCAHYLHTPFALDRATVLRSAAHALRPGGRLLVVDHGSAAPWSWNQDPDIRYPSPREVAAGIDLDPQTWTVERAEASGRTAAGPDGRTAEVTDHVLLIRRAP from the coding sequence ATGAGCACCACCGATGCGGTCGCGTTCTGGGACGGCGTCTACGCGGCCCGACCGGCAGCCGGCGGCCCGCAGCCGAATGTTCGCCTCACCGAGACGGTGACGGGCCTGCCGCCCACTGACGCGTTGGACCTCGGATGCGGCGACGGCGGCGACGCGCTGTGGCTCGCCCGCCTGGGTTGGCACGTCACCGCCGTCGACATATCGGCCGTGGCGGTCGAGCGGATCGCCGCCCTCGCCCGCTCACACGGCCTGGACGACCGCCTCACCACCGTGCGGCACGACGTGCACGAGTCTTTCCCACCTGGCAGATTCGACCTGGTCTGTGCCCACTACCTGCACACCCCCTTCGCCCTGGACCGGGCAACCGTCCTGCGCTCGGCCGCGCACGCACTGCGCCCGGGCGGGCGGCTGCTGGTCGTCGACCACGGGTCGGCCGCGCCGTGGTCGTGGAACCAGGATCCCGACATCCGCTACCCGAGCCCGCGGGAAGTCGCCGCGGGTATCGACCTGGACCCGCAGACTTGGACGGTCGAGCGGGCCGAAGCATCCGGCCGGACCGCGGCCGGACCGGACGGGCGCACCGCCGAGGTCACCGACCACGTCCTCCTCATCCGCCGTGCCCCCTGA
- a CDS encoding FAD-dependent monooxygenase has protein sequence MDTDVLIVGAGPTGMTLANELLIAGVSTVLVDKLSRRSDLSKAGGVQSRTLEALDQRGLLEPLLATGDHPVTTGHFAGIPLPPDANRHRLPWRSVPQVVIEGFFERHLATHGLHARRDHELVGLAQDDDGVTAAFANGATLRSRYLVAADGAHSTVRSLLRAGFPGQPGTLTIIAADVRLGGVDAPTSHTWNEDGHWAAMFPLGTDPQGRQLRRLVLGGPGRSLPREIPVTEDEIRQGLSTVFGARVHLLELRYARRITNASRQVEQYRHGRVFLAGDAAHVHLPLGAQGMNTGMQDALNLGWKLGAAVHGWAPENLLDTYHAERHPAGAAVLRNVRAQSLLMDWAGTRDPDVLAAREIFTAMAQLPDAQRHLSDLMSGMAIRYPMHGTETHPLVGRPVPDLDLGPARVHELLRSGHGILLDPADTFAGAAGPWSDRVDRVGQGAHTEPMLIRPDGYVCWAGAADLEPALDRWFGEPR, from the coding sequence GTGGACACCGATGTGCTCATCGTCGGCGCCGGCCCGACCGGAATGACGCTGGCCAACGAGCTGCTGATAGCGGGGGTGTCGACCGTGCTGGTCGACAAGCTGTCGCGACGCAGCGACCTGTCCAAGGCAGGCGGCGTGCAGTCCCGCACACTGGAGGCGCTCGACCAACGAGGGCTGCTGGAGCCCTTGCTGGCCACCGGAGACCACCCCGTCACCACTGGCCACTTCGCCGGTATCCCGCTCCCGCCCGACGCCAACCGGCACCGTCTGCCATGGCGGTCCGTGCCGCAGGTGGTGATCGAGGGATTCTTCGAGCGGCATCTCGCCACGCACGGCCTCCACGCCCGGCGGGACCACGAACTGGTAGGCCTCGCCCAGGACGACGACGGGGTCACCGCGGCCTTCGCCAACGGCGCCACCCTTCGCTCCCGTTACCTCGTCGCCGCCGACGGCGCGCACAGCACCGTACGATCGCTGCTGCGGGCCGGGTTCCCCGGTCAGCCGGGTACATTGACGATCATCGCCGCCGACGTACGGTTGGGCGGCGTCGATGCGCCCACGTCGCACACCTGGAACGAGGACGGGCACTGGGCGGCAATGTTCCCGCTCGGCACCGACCCGCAGGGCAGGCAACTTCGCCGACTCGTCCTCGGCGGGCCGGGCCGGTCGCTCCCGCGGGAGATCCCGGTCACCGAGGACGAAATCCGCCAGGGCCTGAGCACCGTGTTCGGAGCGCGGGTGCATCTCCTCGAACTGCGCTACGCCCGCCGCATCACCAACGCGTCACGGCAGGTCGAGCAGTATCGGCACGGGCGGGTGTTCCTTGCGGGCGATGCCGCCCATGTCCACCTTCCGCTCGGCGCACAGGGCATGAACACCGGGATGCAGGACGCGCTCAACCTCGGTTGGAAGCTCGGCGCCGCCGTGCACGGCTGGGCGCCGGAGAACCTCCTCGACACGTATCACGCGGAACGGCATCCGGCCGGGGCCGCCGTATTGCGCAACGTCCGGGCACAGAGTCTGCTGATGGACTGGGCCGGCACCCGCGATCCGGACGTGCTCGCCGCCCGGGAGATCTTCACGGCCATGGCCCAACTGCCGGACGCCCAGCGCCATCTGTCCGATCTGATGTCCGGGATGGCCATCCGCTATCCGATGCACGGCACCGAAACCCATCCGCTCGTCGGCCGGCCCGTACCGGACCTGGACCTCGGCCCGGCGCGGGTGCACGAACTGCTACGGTCCGGGCACGGCATCCTGCTGGACCCGGCCGACACGTTCGCCGGGGCCGCCGGCCCCTGGTCGGACCGGGTGGACCGGGTGGGCCAGGGCGCCCACACCGAACCGATGCTCATCCGGCCGGACGGCTACGTGTGCTGGGCAGGCGCGGCCGATCTGGAACCGGCGCTCGACCGCTGGTTCGGCGAACCTCGCTGA
- a CDS encoding alpha/beta hydrolase, with amino-acid sequence MRVVFVHGACVRDGSWWWHRTAELLQKRGVPSLAPALPSCGEAGPPGGVRGPGLPEDVAAVRQVLQADDEPTVVVAHSYGGVVTAEAAAGIGAVRHLLLISSYLPEVGQSLSEFGDGSPAPFLDVDPDAGTFGVRPELLVDTFLQDCDPEVQAQAADHLARQNVQVTTQPVGAAAWQQVPSTYLVCAQDRGTPPRLQREFARRADSVIELDTGHHPFLSRPAAVRDLLLSL; translated from the coding sequence ATGAGGGTCGTGTTCGTGCACGGGGCGTGCGTGCGGGACGGGTCGTGGTGGTGGCACCGCACCGCCGAGCTGCTGCAGAAGCGGGGCGTGCCGAGCCTGGCCCCGGCGCTGCCGAGCTGCGGCGAGGCGGGCCCGCCCGGCGGCGTCCGCGGTCCGGGGCTGCCCGAGGATGTTGCCGCGGTGCGGCAGGTACTGCAGGCCGACGACGAGCCGACCGTCGTGGTCGCCCACAGCTACGGCGGCGTCGTCACCGCGGAGGCCGCTGCGGGCATCGGGGCGGTGCGTCACCTGCTGCTGATCTCCAGCTACCTGCCCGAGGTCGGGCAGAGCCTGTCGGAGTTCGGGGACGGCAGCCCCGCCCCGTTCCTCGACGTCGACCCCGACGCCGGCACGTTCGGGGTCCGTCCCGAGCTACTCGTGGACACGTTCCTGCAGGACTGCGACCCCGAGGTCCAAGCGCAGGCGGCGGACCACCTCGCCCGGCAGAACGTACAGGTCACCACGCAGCCCGTCGGGGCGGCCGCATGGCAACAGGTGCCCTCGACGTACCTCGTCTGCGCTCAGGACCGGGGCACCCCGCCGCGGCTGCAGCGCGAGTTCGCCCGCCGTGCCGACAGCGTCATCGAGCTCGACACCGGCCACCACCCGTTCCTGTCCCGGCCCGCAGCCGTCCGGGACCTGCTGCTGAGCCTGTGA